Part of the Oncorhynchus kisutch isolate 150728-3 linkage group LG2, Okis_V2, whole genome shotgun sequence genome, attagttttccacgttgattcaactcATCACATTGGAATTACGTGGAAACGACGTTGTTTCAACCAGTTTTTGGTTGGTAATAACTGAGTAATGTGATTTGATGAACATCATCTTGCTATTATCTGTCTAGTGCACTGGAAACGATGCAGACAAACCAAACTGCACCAGAATCTCTGCTGAATCCAATTCAAAAACCTTTTATTTGAACAACATGGTAATAATCTCATCCTTTCCAGAGCGTATCGTTTTTTTCTTGCCACAGTAACGTTACTGTGTATTCTGTATGTCTTTAGCAGCATGCTCTCAGCCTGGTTTGAAGTCTGCACACGGTTTGCTGAGACGTCACTTTTTTCTCTATGTTGGGTCTTCTTTTTGTCCAGCTCGTTTGAAAAGTTTGGATCTGTGTAAAACCTAATTGAGTCCAAACTTAATGTATGGCGTGTTGGGGATTTCTCAATGTTAGTCCACAGTTACAATAACAGTCACTTTCTCTGTTTACGCAGCAGAAGTGTTTGTCTGTGTAAAGTATAAACACTTTATATTATACAGTGGGCTACTGCAGTTTGTTCAGCACGTTTCGGATTAGTTAATAGGAAAGTCAGCTGTGTAGCTGAGCGGAACAGAGGTGCCTTTCATGGTTTTTGAATTCTCTCCAGAAACAAATCAGACCCTCATAAACGTCTGAGACATCCATTCCGTCAACGGTGGTCTTCTAAGGATATTGGATCcagtcctgtatggctcagttgatagagcatggcacttgcaatgccaggattgtGGGTTGGAGCACCCATAAGTAATGTATGGATaaaatgtctgctaaatggcatatattaataAAGGATAATAACCACATTTTTATAATCACAGAGGCATTTACATATGGTTGTAacgctcgtcctcttcttctgacgaggagtaagagatatcggaccaatttgcagcgtggtaagtgtccattttaatatgtacaactgaacactacaaaataacaaagtgaaacaaacaaaacaaatgaaacagtcccgtgtggcacaaacactgacacggaaaataatcacccacaactcaaaagtgaaaccaggctacctaagtatggttctcaatcagggacaacgattgacagctgcctctgattgagaaccataccaggccaaacacagaaatcccaaatcatagaaaaaggaacatagacaacccacccaactcacgccctgaccatactaaacaaagacataacaacagacctaaggtcagaacgtgacagtacccccatccccccaaaggtgcggactccggccgcaaaacctgaacctataggggagggtctgggtggtgtctgtccgcggtggcggctctggcgcaggacgtggaccccactccaccatagccTTACTCCGCCTCTTCAACCGCCTCCGTGGTCTCTTTAGAGCGGCGACCCTTGCCGCGGACTGGGGACCCAAGCAATGGGTCccaaatggacgggagattccggcagcgcaggacggacgggcgactccggcagctcaggactaacgggcgactccggcagctcaggacagacgggcgactccggcagcttaggacagacgggcgactccggcagctcggGACTaacgggcgactccggcagctcaggacagacgggcgactccggcagctcaggacagactgtcgactccggcagctcaggacagactggcgactccggcagctcaggagagacgggcgactccggcagctcaggacagatgggagactccaGATGGGCGACTcctgcagctcaggacagacgggtgactccggcagctcaggacagactggcgactccggcagctcaggacagacgggcgactccggcagctcaggacagacgggagactctggcagcactgggcaggaggaagactctggcagcactggacaggcgggagcacctgtagagaggagacagagagacagcctggtgctgggggctgccaccggagggctggtgcatggaggtggcaccggatagaccggaccgtgtaggcgcactggaggtctcgagcaccgagcctgcccaaccctacctggctgaatgctccccgtagccaggccagtgtggcgagatggaacagaccgcactgggctgtgctggcgaacccggggacaccatgcgtagggctggtgccatgtaccccggcccgaggagacgcactggagaccagatgcgctgagctggcttcatggcacctggctcgattcccactctagcccggccgatacgaggcgctgctatgtaccgcactgggctatgcctgcacaccggggacaccgtgcgcctctcggcataacacggtgcctgcccggaccacctctctccacggtaagcacagggagttggctcaggtctcctacctgacttagccacactccccgtgtgccccctcccaataaattattggggctgcctctcgggcttccaaacgcgctgccgtgctgcctcctcataccaccgcctctaggctttcgctgcctccagctttgccttggggcggcgatactcTCCCGGCTgtacccagggtcccttgccatccaggatctcttcccatgtccaggagtctggagatcgctgctgctgcccgttaccacgctgcttggtcctttggtggtgggtgattctgtaacgcttgtcctcttcttctgacgaggacTAAGAGATatcggaccaatttgcagcgtggtaagtgtccattttaatatgtacaactgaacactacaaaatacaaaataacaaagtgaaagaacGAAACAaatgaaacagtcccgtgtggcacaaacactgacacggaaaagaatcacccacaactcaaaagtgaaaccaggctacctaagtatggttctcaatcagggacaacgattgacagctgcctctgattgagaaccataccaggtcaaacacagaaatcccaaatcatagaaaaaggaacataggcaacccacccaactcacgccctgaccatactaaacaaagacataacaacagacctaaggtcagagcgtgacaatgGTCACTTATAGGCTACGGTATTATGCATCACAAATCCCATACATGTGCTCAAGTGCTTTTATAATAGAATACTTGGTTTATCTTAAAGTCACAATCTGTCATTTCAACAGCATGACCCTGGTACTTTGTTTGGTAAGCTGTGGGACCCAGACACATCACTCCCCCAGTCAGAGCAGACCCCCAGGTGGCTCCACCATAGTCACTTAATGGCAAAAACGGACCTGGGTCCGGTTTTCTAATAGCGATGGAATGTAGGCTTGCGAGTGTTTTAACGGTGTATTTTCCTACAAAAGCCGAAGATATATCAGCCGTTTTCCTAATCACCATGCATCACCACGTTTTCcaacgtttattgttttgtagtgttcgtgtttatctttttgttattaaacatgaatcaaagaaaccacactgcattttggtccgcttcacctcaggaaaacccttacagttaactgccttgttcaggggcagaacgatattATCACAGATGGCTGGAAATATTGAGGGGTATTATTCTAATGATAAAATTGCACTAAATCACTGATTTGGCAGATCATTGTGCACAAGTTAGGCTACACATCATAAAATATGTTGAGACAAATTAAAGACAGCAAAATAGAACTCAATTTattgaacatgaaatgtatttcaatatgattgaaataggccTATAGCTTACTGTTTATTTTAATTCGGCCATCTCTCATTTGAAACATATTTTTATAAGTCGCTAGTTTGTATCAATTGCTTGGACATTGGCAACTTTGAATTTTtagtcaactttgttctgaagATATCATGTTCACAGAGACAGATGTGATTTTATGTATTCTGTGTATTCTGTGTATTCTGTGTACAATCTGTGTATTGTGTGAAGTGGGAGGGCAAAAAAACATCTAACGGCTCGCTTAGCTGTTCtatgagtggtctgaggcaggcgtTAGATTTCGAGTGTTCAAGTTCAACGTTAATAACGATGCTTTTGAACTTAgtcttaagatgcttttgggaaacctgGCCAAGGGCTCTTCAGGCCTGGTATATTTCTCAGTATACCATTTGTGTCTCGACAGCTGGAATTGAAATACGGCATGTAATTCCATAGCCTACCCCATTTTATATTTGATTTTGGCATTCCTGAAATGCTCATTGTCTAAAAGTAATATGAACAATATCAGCTCAAGTTAGAACAAGTTCTTGAAATAACCAGTTCACTGTAATATAAGCTCACGTTGTCTTTGGTTTCTTATTCGTTATCGAAGACTCAGTCtttgcacagcacagcacagcacaacctagcacagcacaacacagcacaacctagcacagcacaacacagcacaacctagcacagcacagcacagcacaacctagcacagcacaacacagcacaacctagcacagcacaacacagcacaacctagcacagcacagcacagcacaacctagcacagcacaacacagcacaacctagcacagcacaacacagcacaacctagcacagcacagcacagcacaacctagcacagcacaacacagcacaacctagcacagcacaacacagcacaacctagcacagcacaacacagcacaacctagcacagcacaacacagcacagcacagcacagcacaacctagcacagcacaacacagcacaacctagcacagcacaacacagcacaacctagcacagcacaacacagcacaacctagcacagcacaacacagcacaacctagcacagcacaacacagcacaacctagcacagcacaacacagcacaacctagcacagcacaacacagcacaacctAGCACAGCACAGCTGCATGACTAATAAAAAGCGGACATTTTCCTAGCCGATTCTCAACGGTTACTAATGACTCCATTGAGCACTGGCTCACTTTTTCCAATGTCCTTTTATATCCTTTAAGTGAATGTTCTTGATCTGAGAACAATGCTACATATTTATTCTGATACAATGTGCTTAACTAAGAGTATCACAAGTTTGTATGTTAAATACTGGACTCTAGGCCTAGTACATCAGACAATAGCACAGAAAAATACTTCCTGATTTCCCCCCATTTACATCTACTCAGTTGCTGATTCACCAAGTATATCTACGTATGAGAGTCTTGCAATAAACAGTCATGTTAGAGAAAcatggtttctctctctgtgtggtatgGTTACTCTGGCCAGCCAGCCTGTCTGTATGTCTTTGAGTCACTGTGAGTAAGAGGGAGCATCTGTTTAAACAAAACAGAACTGGACATTGAATcatgctggtctgtctgtctcaagTCACTGACTGACCACAAACACAGGAACACAGATTTACACTCTGAATTCCTGCTTcattcactctgtcactcacttCATTTGGTCACAAGAGGCCCAGACATTTGACATCTTCTTTTGCACTTTTGTGATTGGGAGTCAAGTCCCCCTggacacaaactggttgaatcagtgttgtttccacatcatttaaacaaacaaaaatcaaTGCGATgaagttgaatcaatgtggaaaactgattggatttgcaaaaagtcatcaatgtaaAAGAATTTCAGAAACGTTTGTCATTTTCTCACCCAACTTTTCACCTAAATCCATGACAAGGTTCAAATTTCTGTTGATTTCaggttgaattcacgttagttgacaaccaaatcaactgtaaatcaaaactagacattgaactgacgtctgtgtccACCATTATCCATTACAGGTCTAGATGTTCATTGTCATGAATGTGGGCACATACATTTGATGTAGTTCATATGATGCTAAGATGACAACCTGGCACTTCTTAACTCTAGGTGGTATGTTATTAGTGTGGTTATTAGAacagtctgtctctccctcttgttcCCCATTATAacagtgtctctcttcctccatctcttcctatctccctccctctctcattctccagtATAACAGCTGCCCCCAGGGTCCGGTTGGCACCCCTGGAAGGGAGGGTAACCCTGGCACCAATGGCATCCCTGGGACTCCTGGCATCCCGGGGCGCGATGGCATcaagggggagaaaggagagtgtgtgagtgaggtgtTTGAGGAGCCATGGAAACCCAACTACAAGCAGTGTGCCTGGAACTCACTCAACTATGGGATCGACCTGGGCAAAATAGCTGTAAGTGGCAGGCAATGCTCATTAGACAGGATCTGGGGCACAGAGTAATATAGTTACATCAGCATTATTACTATGTTGATCATCCATAATAAGGTTGATTGTGTTTGTTTAGAGAAAAACATTTGTTAACATGTTATTTTCATTTGCTCTTAAGCCTGTGTACTAACAGTGTAATTGCTAGTAACAACATTGTATTATTCACACTGAATTGAAACAAGACATGAATACAAAACATAAAACATTGAATATGCTATCATTGGATGCTAGTGTCTCCACCTCTCGTGTCTCCCCTGTAGGACTGTACATTCACCAAGCTGCGTTCAGACAGTGCCCTGCGTGTGCTCTTCAGCGGCTCCCTGAGGCTGAAGTGTAAGACAGCCTGCTGCCAGCGTTGGTACTTCACCTTCAACGGAGCTGAGTGTACAGGACCTCTGCCCATCGAGTTCATCATCTACCTCGACCAAGGCAGCCCTGAGCTCAACTCCACCATCAACATACACAGAACCTCATCTGGTAATCAACCTTACACTCACTATACACAGAACCTCATCTGGTAATCAACCTTACACTCACTATATACAGAACCTCATCTGGTAATCAACCTTACACTCACTATATACAGAACCTCATCTGGTAATCAACCTTACACTCACTATATACAGAACCTCATCTGGTAATCAACCTTACACTCACTATATACAGAACCTCATCTGGTAATCAACCTTACACTCACTATACACAGAACCTCATCTGGTAATCAACCTTACACTCACTATATACAGAACCTCATCTGGTAATCAACCTTACACTCACTATACACAGAACCTCATCTGGTAATCAACCATACACTCACTATACACAGAACCTCATCTGGTAATCAACCTTACACTCACTATATACAGAACCTCATCTGGTAATCAACCTTACACTCACTATACACAGAACCTCATCTGGTAATCAACCTTACACTCACTATATACAGAACCTCATCTGGTAATCAACCTTACACTCACTATATACAGAACCTCATCTGGTAATCAACCTTACACTCACTATACACAGAACCTCATCTGGTAATCAACCTTACACTCACTATATACAGAACCTCATCTGGTAATCAACCTTACACTCACTATATACAGAACCTCATCTGGTAATCAACCTTACACTCACTATACACAGAACCTCATCTGGTAATCAACCTTACACTCACTATATACAGAACCTCATCTGGTAATCAACCTTACACTCACTATATACAGAACCTCATCTGGTAATCAACCTTACACTCACTATACACAGAACCTCATCTGGTAATCAACCTTACACTCACTATATACAGAACCTCATCTGGTAATCAACCTTACACTCACTATACACAGAACCTCATCTGGTAATCAACCTTACACTCACTATACACAGAACCTCATCTGGTAATCAACCTTACACTCACTATACACAGAACCTCATCTGGTAATCAACCTTACACTCACTATACACAGAACCTCATCTGGTAATCAACCTTACACTCACTATATACAGAACCTCATCTGGTAATCAACCTTACACTCACTATACACAGAACCTCATCTGGTAATCAACCTTACACTCACTATACACAGAACCTCATCTGGTAATCAACCTTACACTCACTATATACAGAACCTCATCTGGTAATCAACCTTACACTCACTATATACAGAACCTCATCTGGTAATCAACCTTACACTCACTATACACAGAACCTCATCTGGTAATCAACCTTACACTCACTATATACAGAACCTCATCTGGTAATCAACCTTACACTCACTATACACAGAACCTCATCTGGTAATCAACCTTACACTCACTATACACAGAACCTCATCTGGTAATCAACCTTACACTCACTATATACAGAACCTCATCTGGTAATCAACCTTACACTCACTATACACAGAACCTCATCTGGTAATCAACCTTACACTCACTATATACAGAACCTCATCTGGTAATCAACCTTACACTCACTATACACAGAACCTCATCTGGTAATCAACCTTACACTCACTATATACAGAACCTCATCTGGTAATCAACCTTACACTCACTATACACAGAACCTAATCCTGCACAGCTAAACCTGCACAGCTCATCCAGTAAACTGAGCTATTGTAGCTAGTGGTAGCTATTTGTTTGTGGTGGTATTTTTGTTATATATCTCAAATGTGAAATCTATTGTAGCCGTTAAAATATGAATAATATCTCTACTATTACTGTTTAAATTCTACTGTGAAGCAAGACATTTGGCATATGCATGCCCACTTCATAGTTTTCCTTCTTTAGCTGCCAAGTTCACCAGTGTAGCAAGACCAAAACAAAGCAATTAACAGCCCTCGTCTTGGCACACATACGGCAGTGTGAGTGTTCAATGTAACTCAGGAAGTTGTCTTGAAAATAAACCCCAATTACCTCCGTGACACTTTACCCGAATTTAGAGTAACTTCTCGTCTTGTCCCAGTCTAAGGGTTGTGTGAGGGGATCTATGACCTGTGTATTCCTCTTGTCTTGTCCCAGTTGAAGGGTTGTGTGAGGGGATCTATGACCTGTGTATTCCTCTTGTCTTGTCCCAGTTGAAGGGTTGTGTGAGGGGATCTATGACCTGTGTATTCCTCTTGTCTTGTCCCAGTTGAAGGGTTGTGTGAGGGGATCTATGACCTGTGTATTCCTCTTGTCTTGTCCCAGTTGAAGGGTTGTGTGAGGGGATCTATGACCTGTGTATTTATCTTGTCTTGTCCCAGTTGAAGGGTTGTGTGAGGGGATCTATGACCTGTGTATTCCTCTTGTCTTGTCCCAGTTGAAGGGTTGTGTGAGGGGATCTATGACCTGTGTATTCCTCTTGTCTTGTCCCAGTCTAAGGGTTGTGTGAGGGGATCTATGACCTGTGTATTCCTCTTGTCTTGTCCCAGTTGAAGGGTTGTGTGAGGGGATCTATGACCTGTGTATTCCTCTTGTCTTGTCCCAGTTGAAGGGTTGTGTGAGGGGATCCGGGCAGGCCTGGTGGACGTGGCTATCTGGGTGGGGACCTGTGCTGACTACCCCAGAGGAGACGCATCTACAGGGTGGAACTCTGTATCCAGGGTCTTCATAGAGGAGCTGCCCAAATGAGGCCTTCTTTATTAAGTGATAGGACCAGGCCCCAGAGAAAGAACCCCTAACAATCCTTCTGAAGCCTTTGACTACACATCAGTTTAGTTTCTGGATGGGTTCCTAGTCTTTGACAATGTCCTCTGGCCAATCAGACAACTTCAGTTGTGGCTAAATCCTACTACAGTATCACTGATGTTCACTTGAATATTTTGTACTACAGCACATGGGTAGGGTCTAGTTTATTGGCCACCTGAAATTAGATTTATTCCTCATTAGTCCCATTCCTGTTTAATAAGGAAAGATTTTGGCTGTGCATGTAATCTGTTGAAGTCGTACATTTTTAAATGAATTACTGTCAATAAAGTAATATTTTGTATGAATCAAGCATTGTGTTACTTATTATACTATAACATGTTTTCCTATCAGAGAATATATTTTTTGGAAAATGTGTGAATTCATAAAGAAATGCATTTAGACATAGTTTTTTCAAGTGACAAGTGAACACATCATAGCTGTTAAATTTAATCTGAAGCAAAGAAAATCTACCAAATGTTTTCCTATCAGATAAGAACATTCTTTGAAAATGGCTTTGTTGTTACGCTCCTCGTTtgaatgaggagaccaaggtgcagcgtggtaagcgaaCATCTTACTTTTATTAAAATGAACaccgaaaaacaacaaaatacaaaacgaacataaagttctgcaggctacacagcaactatacaaaaatcaagatcccacaaactaaaggtggaaaaaaggctgcctaagtatgatctccaatcagagacaatgatagacagctgcctgattgggaaccatacccagccaacaaagaaatagaaaaactagaatgcccacccaaatcacaccctgacctaaccaaatagagaaataaaaagtctctctaaggtcagggcgtggcaTTTGTATGACCAGGTAAAATCATAAAGAAATGCATGTGCTGATCCTTTTTTCCAAATGACACGTGAACACAGAACAGCTGTAAAATTGAATCTGAAACAACAAAAAAGCTAACAAATACAAAAGCAACATAAAGGTTGAAACTTGAATAGAATATTTTACCTGAAAGAAATGGACTAATGCCAATTCAACACTGATATTTCAGATGAAGACTTCTGAAATTAACAATATTTCAAAGATGTTGAACAGTGCAATCAGTCTCTGTGATCATTTCCTGTGACATAATCAACATGAAGGTTTACATGCACTACAGTATGATGCCAATAAGTTAAATTAAAACAAATTGGGGGTACATTAGTACCTCCAGTGAGGTCTGCTCTTCTGTGATGCATCCaagagacagagaccagtctttaATTACCAGCATTGTCAACATCATGTCTCTGAGAATGCCAAACCTCAAATGTATACGATAGACGCGAGTCCTGGTTTTTCATAGTGGTAATAAGATCTAATTCCACCACATGCTTTAGGAGTTCCTTTATGGTTGTTTTGACTCGGATGCCAGAGGTGTATCCAGGTGATATGTCTGCTCCTGTTGTCCAGTTACCTGCTGTGACAGTTCTGGAGACTTCAGTTGTCCAGTTACCTGCTGTGACAGTTCTGGAGACTTCAGTTATCCAGTTACCTGCTGTGACAGTTCTGGAGACTTCAGTTATCCAGTTACCTGCTGTGACAGTTCTGGAGACTTCAGTTGTCCAGTTACCTGCTGTGACAGTTCTGGAGACTTCAGTTATCCAGTTACCTGCTGTGACAGTTCTGGAGACTTCAGTTGTCCAGTTACCTGCTGTGACAGTTCTGGAGACTTCAGTTCATGGCTTATCTTATCTAGCACCACATACACTGTCTGAGTCCCTTCCTTTTTGTGGTCCTTCCATGGCTGTCTCTTTAGTCCTCCTCACTTCTGGCCCATCAGG contains:
- the LOC109901660 gene encoding collagen triple helix repeat-containing protein 1-like isoform X1; this encodes MVSALTRLLLFTCVILPFNGAEKLRKALDRKDVEYEKYNSCPQGPVGTPGREGNPGTNGIPGTPGIPGRDGIKGEKGECVSEVFEEPWKPNYKQCAWNSLNYGIDLGKIADCTFTKLRSDSALRVLFSGSLRLKCKTACCQRWYFTFNGAECTGPLPIEFIIYLDQGSPELNSTINIHRTSSVEGLCEGIRAGLVDVAIWVGTCADYPRGDASTGWNSVSRVFIEELPK
- the LOC109901660 gene encoding collagen triple helix repeat-containing protein 1-like isoform X2, with the translated sequence MVSALTRLLLFTCVILPFNGAEKLRKALDRKDVEYEKYNSCPQGPVGTPGREGNPGTNGIPGTPGIPGRDGIKGEKGECVSEVFEEPWKPNYKQCAWNSLNYGIDLGKIADCTFTKLRSDSALRVLFSGSLRLKCKTACCQRWYFTFNGAECTGPLPIEFIIYLDQGSPELNSTINIHRTSSVEGLCEGIYDLCIPLVLSQLKGCVRGSMTCVFLLSCPS